From the Acetobacter aceti genome, one window contains:
- a CDS encoding carbonic anhydrase: MAATSAKESLIALLRGVEKFNTEVFPEKQNLFEGLAEGQSPSTLFIACADSRVNPTLITQTDPGNLFVLRNIGNIVPAYGEMLGGVSSAIEYAVQALGVSNIIVCGHSNCGAMMGLLDPDPSKLDKMPTVKSWLRNAEAAKAVIGALNSTDVGPAAVRSLAEQNVLLQISHLRTHPSVAAALAQNKLILQGWFYDIGTGEVMVLDEQSRKTISIDEAIDHLEQSKTAA; this comes from the coding sequence ATGGCAGCCACCAGCGCCAAAGAAAGTCTCATTGCCCTTCTGCGGGGTGTTGAAAAGTTCAACACTGAAGTTTTCCCTGAAAAACAGAATCTTTTTGAAGGACTGGCAGAAGGCCAATCACCCAGCACGCTGTTTATCGCCTGCGCAGACAGCAGGGTGAACCCGACCCTCATTACCCAGACGGATCCCGGCAATCTTTTCGTTCTGCGCAACATCGGCAACATTGTGCCGGCCTATGGCGAGATGCTTGGAGGCGTCTCTTCGGCTATCGAATACGCCGTGCAGGCGCTGGGCGTCTCCAACATCATCGTGTGCGGTCATTCGAACTGCGGCGCAATGATGGGACTGCTGGACCCTGATCCGTCCAAGCTGGACAAGATGCCAACCGTCAAATCCTGGCTCCGCAATGCCGAGGCCGCAAAGGCGGTCATCGGCGCGCTGAACAGCACCGATGTCGGGCCAGCCGCTGTTCGCAGCCTCGCCGAGCAGAATGTTCTGTTGCAGATTTCCCACCTCCGCACCCACCCTTCCGTGGCCGCAGCGCTAGCGCAGAATAAACTGATCCTCCAAGGCTGGTTCTACGACATCGGAACGGGTGAAGTGATGGTACTGGACGAACAGTCCCGTAAAACCATTTCGATCGACGAAGCCATTGACCATCTGGAACAGTCGAAAACTGCCGCCTGA